In the Pseudanabaena sp. PCC 7367 genome, one interval contains:
- a CDS encoding amino acid ABC transporter substrate-binding protein, whose translation MNRTFSPQPTGKSMAKVAKGVLFSLSMAALAACASPPPPPGQTPGTNGNDTPAVEATNSRLDIVLERGELVCGVSGEVPGFSFIGSDGEYSGIDVDMCRAIAAALFDDPTAVQYKNLNAKERFAALQTGEIDILSRNTTWTTSRDTSVGLEFAPITFYDGQGMMVRKDSGITSLEDMADADICIQIGTTSELNLADQMRKRGIEFTPISFEGANESFNAYNQGRCVGITADRSALNGRRVQLSEPDAHMLIDDVLSKEPLAPAVVNGDARWSDAVTWIVYATIAAEELGVDSTNIAEMSSSDNAEVKRFLGAEGDLGTNMGLSNDFAARVISHVGNYSEIYDRNLGPNSDFALPRGQNQLWSEGGLMYAPPFR comes from the coding sequence ATGAACAGAACTTTTTCCCCCCAGCCAACCGGCAAAAGTATGGCTAAAGTTGCCAAAGGTGTATTGTTCTCGCTCAGTATGGCTGCTTTAGCGGCCTGTGCCAGCCCACCGCCACCACCAGGTCAAACCCCTGGTACTAATGGCAACGATACACCTGCGGTTGAAGCGACTAATAGCCGATTGGATATTGTCTTAGAAAGGGGAGAATTAGTTTGTGGCGTAAGTGGTGAAGTGCCTGGATTTAGCTTCATTGGCTCCGATGGTGAATATTCGGGTATTGATGTTGATATGTGTCGGGCGATCGCTGCAGCCCTATTTGATGACCCCACCGCAGTACAATACAAAAACCTAAATGCCAAAGAGCGATTTGCCGCCCTGCAAACTGGCGAAATTGACATTCTCAGTCGTAATACCACCTGGACTACCAGCCGTGATACTTCAGTGGGGCTGGAGTTTGCGCCGATTACTTTCTATGATGGCCAGGGCATGATGGTGCGCAAGGATAGCGGCATCACTTCGCTAGAAGATATGGCCGACGCTGACATTTGTATTCAAATTGGTACTACCAGTGAGCTGAATTTAGCTGACCAAATGCGGAAGCGGGGGATTGAGTTCACGCCAATTAGCTTTGAAGGTGCGAATGAATCATTTAATGCCTATAACCAGGGGCGCTGTGTGGGGATTACTGCCGATCGCTCCGCCCTCAATGGTCGCCGGGTGCAACTTTCGGAACCAGATGCCCATATGTTGATTGATGATGTGCTCTCTAAAGAGCCACTGGCTCCCGCGGTAGTTAATGGTGATGCTCGGTGGTCGGATGCGGTCACCTGGATTGTCTATGCCACGATCGCCGCAGAGGAATTGGGCGTTGATTCCACCAATATTGCCGAAATGAGTAGCAGCGACAATGCAGAAGTAAAGCGTTTCCTGGGCGCAGAAGGCGATCTGGGTACAAACATGGGTCTGAGTAATGACTTCGCAGCCAGGGTGATTAGCCACGTTGGTAACTATAGCGAAATTTACGATCGCAACCTGGGACCCAATAGCGACTTTGCGTTGCCACGCGGCCAAAACCAGCTCTGGAGTGAGGGTGGTTTGATGTATGCACCACCATTCCGTTAA
- the ctpC gene encoding carboxyl-terminal processing protease CtpC: MAKRGLILSTTAALASAVAVVGFQLATPSIAAFRNSPKEVVDEVWQIINRDYVDGTFNQVDWQQTRNEYLNREYASKNEAYLAVREMLETLDDPYTRFMDPDQFKSMQIDTSGELTGVGIQLGLDEETERLTIIAPIDGSPAAKEGLIAKDMIVTIEGKNTEGMDLNEAVNLIRGPIGTKITLGIQRGSRVFDVELKRAKIELHPVTTDVRQTNQIGKVGYIRLTQFNANATSDMRKAILELEDEDVNGFILDLRSNPGGLLYSSAEIARMWIDNATIVSTVDREGENERLSANRQSLTKKPLVVLVDGGSASASEILSGALQDNGRAIIVGTKTFGKGLVQSVHTLGDGSGLAVTIAKYYTPKGTDINHEGIVPDVVIELTDSDKERLIEDRDKIGTIEDPQYAKALEILTQQVINPQTPSVSFN, from the coding sequence ATGGCAAAACGTGGTCTCATATTAAGTACAACTGCTGCACTTGCAAGTGCGGTTGCCGTGGTTGGGTTCCAACTCGCAACGCCTAGCATTGCCGCGTTCCGAAACAGCCCCAAAGAAGTCGTCGATGAAGTGTGGCAGATCATCAATCGTGATTATGTTGATGGCACCTTCAACCAGGTCGATTGGCAGCAAACTAGGAATGAATATCTAAACCGTGAATATGCATCTAAAAATGAAGCATATTTAGCGGTGCGTGAGATGCTCGAAACCCTTGATGATCCATACACTCGCTTCATGGACCCGGATCAGTTCAAGAGTATGCAGATCGACACCTCTGGTGAATTAACTGGGGTGGGTATTCAACTGGGCTTGGATGAAGAAACCGAAAGGTTAACGATAATTGCACCGATCGATGGTTCGCCAGCGGCAAAAGAAGGTTTGATCGCCAAAGACATGATTGTGACGATCGAAGGCAAAAACACCGAAGGCATGGATCTCAATGAGGCGGTGAACCTGATCAGAGGGCCGATCGGCACCAAGATTACTCTAGGCATCCAGCGTGGTAGCCGGGTATTTGATGTGGAGCTAAAACGCGCCAAAATTGAATTACATCCAGTTACCACTGATGTCCGCCAAACTAATCAAATTGGTAAGGTTGGTTATATCCGCCTCACCCAGTTTAATGCCAATGCCACCAGTGATATGCGCAAGGCGATCCTGGAGCTAGAGGACGAAGATGTAAATGGGTTCATTCTTGACCTGAGATCAAATCCAGGCGGTTTGCTCTATTCCAGTGCCGAAATTGCCAGAATGTGGATCGACAATGCCACAATTGTATCCACGGTCGATCGGGAAGGGGAAAACGAGCGCCTATCTGCTAATCGACAATCGCTGACCAAGAAACCGCTGGTGGTATTGGTCGATGGTGGTTCGGCTAGTGCCAGTGAAATTCTTTCTGGCGCATTACAGGATAATGGCCGCGCGATCATTGTGGGGACTAAAACCTTTGGTAAGGGCTTAGTGCAATCAGTGCATACATTGGGTGATGGGTCTGGCTTAGCCGTGACGATCGCTAAATACTATACTCCCAAGGGTACGGACATCAACCATGAAGGAATCGTTCCTGATGTGGTGATCGAACTAACTGATTCTGACAAGGAGCGCTTGATTGAAGATAGAGATAAAATCGGCACGATCGAAGATCCTCAGTATGCAAAGGCTCTAGAGATATTAACTCAGCAGGTTATAAACCCTCAAACGCCTTCTGTGAGTTTCAATTAG